The Stieleria maiorica genome includes the window GTTCAAGCGTCGGGATCTTGGCAAACACGTGCAAGGTTTCGTTGGTCAGCGACGTGCAGTAGTTCGCGTTGAAGGATTTCAGCGGCAGCCCGGCGAGCTCTTTGACGCCGGTGTCGGTCACCTTTGATTTTTCCAACTGCACGTCCTGCAGCGACTTCAGCTTGGCCAACGCGTTCATGCCGGCGTCGCTGATGTTGGTGTTTCGCAGATCGATCATCCGCAGCTTTTGCAGCGGCGCGAGTTTCTGCAGGCCTTCGTCCGAGACGCCGACGCGACGAAGGTAAAGCACTTGCAGCCCGGGCAGTTTCGCAACCACGTTCAGCGTTTCGTCGGTGATCGCCGAATCGGTGAAATCCAACCGCTCCAGCCGCTCCATTTCCGCCAGCACGTCCAAGCCTTCGTCGGTGATGCCGGGGCCGCTGAAGCGAGCCGTTTTGACGTGCGGCAACCCGGCCAGGTTGGCGAAGGTGTCGCTGACATCCGAATCGCTGGCTACCGAAACCGAAACCACTTGGCCGTCACTGTTCTTCTCCATCAGGTAGCCGGCCGCCTCCAGCTTGGCGACGGCCTGTGGATCGTCTTTTTCCACCACGGGTTTTTCGACGCTCTGGGCAGCCGCCATGGTCTTTTCCGCCGGCGCCGCTTGGGCAGCTTCCGGTTCTTTGGGCGGCATCTTTTCGGGTCCACATCCGACGAGCATCAGGCTCATTGCAGCAAGGCCGAGCGAGCAAGTCAGTCGGAACGGAAGGCAGCGTTTCATTGCGATCAAGGGGATTTGTTGGGGGGCGAGGGGGAAAGTGATTCGTTCGTCTTGGAGCCTCCAATGTGACAAATCGGACGTCGCTTGACAACGAAGTTCGGTCGGGAAAGCTGCTGTCGGCCTTGGGAACGTTGTTTATTAGCGGGCTTCAGGTTATCCTTGCGAGGCTGTTACGTCTTCCTAATTGCGCATTCGGCAGCGCTGGCAGGCAAGGACGGAACCCCACCTCCCACCTTCAGCGCCGCTCGCTTTGACGCCTTGCAACCACGTCATTTCCAACTCAAGGAATTTTTGCATGACCAAACGGACCAATCGCCGTCATTTCCTCGGTCGTACCGCCGCCGCCGGCGCGGTAGGAGTCGGCTACTGGACGGGAACCTCGCCTGTTCTGAAGGCTCAAGAATCAGCCCTGCAGGGGCTTAGTGCGGCGTGCATCGGTGTCGGCGGAAAAGGCGGCAGCGACACCAGCCACATCGCCGAAAACGGTGTCAACATCGCGGCCCTCTGCGACATCGACGGCGACACCGTCAACAAGAAGGCTCGCGAGTTTCCCGATGCCGAAAAGTTCAGCGACTTTCGTGAAATGCTGGACAAGGTCGGCGACAAAATCGACATCGTGACCGTCAGCACGCCCGACCACACCCACGCCGCCGCGGCCGTGCGTGCGATGCGGATGAAAAAGCACGTCTATTGCCAAAAACCGCTGACCTGGTCGATCAGCGAAGCCCGTTTGATGCGTGAAACCGCCGAGCAAATGGGGGTGGTGACGCAAATGGGCAACCAAGGCACCAGCGAAGACGGGCTGCGGACGGCCGTCGAAGTGATCCAAAGCGGCG containing:
- a CDS encoding leucine-rich repeat domain-containing protein, which produces MKRCLPFRLTCSLGLAAMSLMLVGCGPEKMPPKEPEAAQAAPAEKTMAAAQSVEKPVVEKDDPQAVAKLEAAGYLMEKNSDGQVVSVSVASDSDVSDTFANLAGLPHVKTARFSGPGITDEGLDVLAEMERLERLDFTDSAITDETLNVVAKLPGLQVLYLRRVGVSDEGLQKLAPLQKLRMIDLRNTNISDAGMNALAKLKSLQDVQLEKSKVTDTGVKELAGLPLKSFNANYCTSLTNETLHVFAKIPTLEQIQLDYTKINDEGMASLAGLKKLRRLRIRGCDVTGAGIKQIADAKEMGRLELRDTSIDDEGLAIIAKYPKLTYLDLGECRLITPDGIKQLGAATGLTYLGFWETKLNDDAFASLDGLVLLETLDLKATDLSDAAVDTILKFQKLKDLNLAGVQQMTDEGFTKLAELPNLQKINVANTNIGYDALDALEEANESLQIIDFE